A stretch of Glandiceps talaboti chromosome 18, keGlaTala1.1, whole genome shotgun sequence DNA encodes these proteins:
- the LOC144449548 gene encoding aspartate beta-hydroxylase domain-containing protein 2-like, giving the protein MDDIVVPHWYSLRLLGYYLDDSVLLALNYFTLVILALLFIRYRWLAPPIASGRENPESSDVSAFTTCESPDCVRCRNYLQLEGQLLPKLEGFAKEHSWNGLERILSAIEEADVHRVNQELTLQQPNILFLPGLYSDPWHNITRTRDVQVLIENYIGISNDFKNVYTEFQSGCKRGWLTNNVPSGEWHVFHLINQGVRIDDNCLKCPNTAAILGELEHIMDTNVFGNATFSVLQPGTHITEHYGPTNVRIRCHLGITIPPKCHLIVAGESRQWIEQDCITFDDSFLHEAKHDGTDKDGTRVVFMVDLWHPDVTELERDVLNDLFSPSLK; this is encoded by the exons ATGGACGACATTGTTGTTCCACATTGGTACAGTCTCAGACTACTGGGTTACTATCTAGATGACTCTGTTTTACTAGCATTGAATTATTTCACGcttgttattttggcattacTGTTCATCCGATACCGTTGGTTGGCACCACCGATCGCTTCTGGACGTGAAAATCCAGAAAGTAGCGATGTATCTGCGTTTACCACATGCGAGTCTCCAGATTGTGTACGGTGTCGAAATTATCTCCAATTAGAGGGACAACTCCTACCAAAACTTGAAGGGTTCGCGAAAGAGCACTCGTGGAATGGTCTTGAGCGAATCCTCAGCGCAATAGAGGAAGCAGACGTCCATCGAGTGAACCAGGAACTAACTCTACAGCAGCCGAATATTCTCTTTCTGCCTGGGCTGTACTCTGATCCTTGGCACAATATTACACGTACACGAGACGTTCAAGTACTGATCGAAAACTACATAGGAATATCAAAcgatttcaaaaatgtgtacacAGAGTTTCAGAGTGGTTGTAAGCGTGGCTGGCTCACAAACAATGTTCCTAGCGGAGAGTGGCATGTCTTCCATTTAATTAACCAGGGTGTTCGAATAGATGACAACTGCCTAAAATGTCCAAACACTGCTGCAATACTTGGAGAATTAGAACATATTATGGACACCAATGTGTTTGGTAATGCCACATTTTCAGTACTACAGCCTGGAACACATATAACTGAACACTATGGCCCAACCAACGTACGCATACGATGCCATCTAG GTATTACCATTCCTCCGAAGTGCCACCTTATTGTTGCTGGGGAGAGCAGACAATGGATAGAACAAGACTGCATTACTTTTGATGATTCCTTTCTGCATGAAGCAAAGCATGATGGAACAGATAAAGATGGGACGAGGGTTGTATTTATGGTCGATCTGTGGCATCCAGATGTAACTGAACTGGAAAGGGATGTTCTGAATGACCTGTTTTCACCTAGCCTTAAATGA